The Fusarium falciforme chromosome 10, complete sequence DNA segment CCTGTGTGGGATCATGACTTACTGTCAACCAGAGCCGCAAGGGGGTCCTTGGTGTCAATGGCAATGACCTTCCAATCAGTCTCGCCACCCTGTGAGAAGGTCAGATTATTGGCTCTGTCAATTATTCGGAAGACTCACATCGTTCAGAGCGAGACCACCCAGAACCTTGACCGACTTGACTTGGCCGACATGGGCAGGGCTGTGATACGCATTAGCCATAGGCCTCAACGGCATTCAATGCGAACATACACTTCAGTGATATCGAACAAGTCGATAGGATCATTGTCACCAGGGTAGCCGGTAAAGTCATGGTCGTAGTTAGGGCTCTCCCAAGTCTGGGGGATGGAACCATAGTGGAAAGGGTAAGACTTGTGAGGCCAGACACTCTCAACAAAGCGaggcttgtccttcttgtcatcgTGGAAGATGGGGTCTAGCCGGAATTAGTGCTTGTGTCTTTCGTGAGCTAGATGAGAAGATTCACTGAGGGGCTCGCTGCGCTTGGTCTCGATCTTGCCATCAGTCCATCGAGGGATCTCGACAACGTAGCTCACGATGCGGTTGTTGCCCTTCTCAGGGTACAGGGGAACATCGTGCCAGAAGGAGATGGGCTGGCCATCCTTTTCCAACCACACACGCCATTCCTGCTGATAGTCAACATCATATTCTAGCCTTGGAGAGGTGACAAGTACTGACGAGGGTGTTGCGCGCTCCGACCTCTCGCAGAGTAAGAGAGTCGTAGTCAAAAGACTTGGCCCGGGGCTCAATAATCGAACCAAGAGCCACAACGGGCAGCAAGGCCAGACGGAGGAGCACAGAGGTAGCAACCATGATGACTTGAGAGAAAGTGGACAGCTGTGAAGAAACTCTGCGGCTGATCTGAACAAACTTCAGAGTTTCACCGGCGCTCGGGGTGTTTTTAAGCTTGTCGGGAAGATCGCATCGGGTGCATAGCTCGCGTGAGGAGCAACACCAATGACGCCTCCGTAGCACAAGAACCCAACCGAACCCTCGGTGACGAGAACGGGAGA contains these protein-coding regions:
- a CDS encoding Inorganic diphosphatase, whose translation is MSTFSQVIMVATSVLLRLALLPVVALGSIIEPRAKSFDYDSLTLREVGARNTLEWRVWLEKDGQPISFWHDVPLYPEKGNNRIVSYVVEIPRWTDGKIETKRSEPLNPIFHDDKKDKPRFVESVWPHKSYPFHYGSIPQTWESPNYDHDFTGYPGDNDPIDLFDITEVPAHVGQVKSVKVLGGLALNDGGETDWKVIAIDTKDPLAALVDTVEDLEKYRPGLAQTFYEWFTYYKVARGDDVLEIVGGDYQNAKFMAKTIKDSHGDWQDLVRGKVDSNEINYNQTSTKKYKKSFVPSKDATKKFNLPAKSNVLPAAERPAKYDQWFYLDGDYKLIQLPGN